One Takifugu flavidus isolate HTHZ2018 chromosome 3, ASM371156v2, whole genome shotgun sequence genomic window, TCCCACAAAACCTATTTAGAGTTGAGCATCTGCTCTCCCTATGGTGACATTAGTACACATCTTTTTTTGATTTCAGTGCTTCCCTCAGGTTGGTGTTTTTGTAGATGTTTTGGTGTGAAGAGATGTATTACAGGACCCAGTCCAACAGTCTGCCCCTGATATAGGATTGAACAGTCTGCCTCCCCCACTGCTTTATTCACCTTTCTTCACATTATTTTAATGCTGCTTTCACAGCTTGTCATCTCTTTCCCAATCTGTCGTCACAGGGCAATCAAAGCATTCCAGGAGGTACTGTACATTGACCCCGGGTTCTCCCGGGCAAAGGAGATCCACTTACGCCTGGGTCTCATGTTCAAGGTCAACACCGACTACGAGTCGAGTTTGAAGGTAATCCCtgattggatttattttaaataggCAAGATACATGTGTTATTGTCGTCTTTATAAAGGTTCTACGGTGTCTGGTCATACTGACCTGGTCTTGTGTTCTCTGGCAGCATTTTCAGCTGGCTTTGATTGACTCGAACCCCTGCACTTTGTCCAAAGCTGAAAGTGAGTACATATCTCAGACATTTTATTGAAACAAGTGACagatttttaatgatttttttttaaagaaacaaacaccGTAATTCAAagtagaaggggaaaaaaataagcaAAATAGAGCACTCAGTGTAACCCTGGAGTGGGAAACTCTTATCATCAGAGGAGCACAAGCCTCCTATTGTGTTCTTCTCAGACAGTTCTGATTATGTTGGGCTGCCAGAGTTCAGCCTGGGTAGAGCGCTGGCATTATTTGATATGCTGCTGCCATCTCATCTCTCCTGTTCTTGTACCTGTTACCTTGGCGACAGCaatatcttttttttgcctAGAGCCCCACTGTTTGCCTCCcccatttcttttctctctctcgcaaGGGCAGCCCCCAtctttcttccccctcctcttttctctctctctctctctgtctccctccctctctccctccctctctctccctctctctctctctccctctctctccatctgctgagaGTCACTCAGGCAGCTTAGATCAGACACTGCAGCGCTCCAGACAAAGGAAGGTGCCTCCAGGAGCACATCTACCTATCTACTCTTTTACACTTTATGTAAACGAGCAACCTTGTCCTCTCTTTTGATTGCTGCACTACTTTCTTTTTCATAGATTTCTATTTGTGTAAGGGGAAAAAGTTCAGTCTGGGTGGAAAAGTATTTtcttaaatgttaaataaaaatacTAATCATGTTTTCCTCTCTACCCTTACAGTTCAGTTCCACATTGCTCATTTATATGAGATTCAGGTAAGTctattttctctcctttttacaCACATAAATATTTCTATCATTTGCAGTTCAGATTGATTTGACACTTTTTAGACCTATAACAGCCCATCTGAAATCATCAGGAAGAGCCCTGCTTTTCTGTTGCTCTTCATTTTGAACCAGGTGCAGACAAAATTTAGAAGGGAGCAGGGAgcgtgagtgagtgggtgggtggggatAGGCGATTACTCTGAGCTGATCATCGGGGTTGCCACGGAAACAAGAAAGTCTGGTCTCCCCCCTCTTTTGTATTCTGGTggtctctttttcctcttcatgtCAGTTCCAGTTAGCGGTGTGCATCTTCACTGGCCTTGCGATGCGATTTGATTACGATTTAGGAGTCTACGATACGAGATGATTGGATTACACGGTGCATCTCGATACATAACAGATGCATCATATCCTCACTTTTCTAGCATGCACTGCATGGCTTTCATAAATGAACAAAATAGTCATTTTGATAACTTTTTATTaacacaaaatgaaaataattggACTCCAACAAGACAACAGATTCTTTGAAACccgaacaaaaagaaaatcgtTTTTGTCGTTTTTTGGGGTTGCCCCTGAGAAGCATCCCATTAAAAATCTCAATGCAAATTAAAACCGATTATTTTCGCACCCCCAGATTCAGTGGAGAAATATTGTACCTCTTTCATTCTCAGGGATTCCTCATACTTTACAgttgatgtgtttattttaggACATAtcactgcaggaaaaaccatAGACTTATCTATTGAGCATTGCATTAAGATGCCACATTCTTCCTACTCTTTCTTGTGTGCATTGTCTTTTGTTACTAAATAATTCATTTCTAAATATCCAGAAGAGATATCGGGCTGCCAAAGAGGCCTATGAGAGCCTCCTGCAGACGGAGGATCTTCCTGCACAGGTGAAGGCCACTACCCTGCAGCAGCTAGGTGAGCCTTCAAGAAGACCATGTCACTCACACTGTTTCAGGAGTGACGTTTTGAGATGGATGATTTCCCCATTTTGATTCCAGGCTGGATGCATCACACAGTTGAACAGCTTGGGGACAGAGCCAGCCGAGAGAGCTATGCTATCCAGTGTCTACAGAAATCTCTGGAGGCTGATCCCAACTCTGGACAGTCCTGGTACTTCCTTGGCAGGTATGCGTACATTTAATTTAACTGCACAATTTAGTCAGTTCTAATTTtcatatataatttatttttccCCTAGTGGCCAGTTAGGGAAACTTGAATCCCTTTGCTCAATGTGTTAAATTGCTTCCAACTTTGAACaaagtttttaattaaaacttatAGTGTGACATTTGAAGTTTTCCTACATTTCTCCCTTAACGAATTTTATAATATTTgcttagaaaaacaaaataacccATCAAATTGTAATATAAGTCATTTTGTGGAAGTTACTGTTTAGCTCTTAACTGTTCTGTTGGTTGCACAGTGAACAAACCAGCAAGTCCATTTATATTTGTTGAATTCATTAGGTTTCCAGTCCAACTCTAGCTTATGTCTCCTGCAGGTGCTACTCCAGTATTGGGAAGGTCCAGGATGCCTTCATCTCCTACCGGCAGTCCATAGACAAATCAGAGGCCAGTGCCGATACCTGGTGCTCTATCGGGTGAGAGTCAAATTTTTCAATTGCTCAATCATTTTCTATTAAGAAAATCTAAGCCTAAAGTGTTGACGACAGTTTTACAGGTTTTTGAATATATCTTGTTTCAACAACAAAAGTAATCGGATTCCTATTGCCCACTCATGCTCCGAACTGTTAAAACAGGGTGTTgtaccagcagcagaaccagcccaTGGATGCTTTGCAGGCATACATCTGTGCCGTTCAGCTGGATCACAGCCATGCTGCTGCCTGGATGGACCTGGGGACACTGTATGAGTCATGCAACCAGCCACACGATGCCATCAAGTGTTACATTAATGCCACACGCAGCAAGGGCTGCACCAACACCACCGCATTAGCACACCGCATCAAATGCCTGCAGGTAGGTGCAATTAATTGCCTGTCAGCACATGTGTTTGAACTACAGACCTGTACATCTAGCATCAAAACACTTATTTGTTACTTGAGAGTTTTCCGGAAAGCTGATGGCTGTGACACTTATTGCTCATTGTTGATACTTTGTTGAAGCTATTTTCAATCAGAAATTCTGGATTAGTTTAGCTTCTAGTTTAACTTAATAAAGACACTGCACAATACATCTAATATAAATGCAATATTATTGTACCAGCAGTTTCTTCAAACAGATATATATCCAAACATTCACCTATTGATACCAGTTCCTAAAATCTGATTTATTGTGAGTATTATAATGTCCATGTTGCATagttatatgtatttttttctgtgcaagGTGCTACAAAAAGAAGCCTTTAATCATAATTTACCAAGTCGATTTGTAGGGCACTGCTGATTGCCTAATGAAGCTGATGTTATAAGTGAGAATTTAACCAATGGTGACACCATTGTGCCACTATTTTGCTAGAGCACAATCATATGAGATTCTAATGTTAAAAATACACAAACGTGTACACAAACGCACCGACGGATGCACATAGGTAGACTAAAGTCCATGAAGTGCATGCATGGATTGTGCCACTAATCACATTGCAGTTAATGTGCAAGGTTACAGCCAATGTCAAACATCCGAAGCTTCTCAGCAGAGAATAATAGATGTAGTAGCTGGGGTTCGAACAGTGCCTATATCACATTTGTCATTTATATTTTTGTCCAAGCAATGTCATTTTTCCTTTACACATGCATGAAGGAATGTTACATTTCCACTAGTCATGTTAGCATAAAATCATGGCATTAAGACAAGCTCAGTGGCTTGTTTTAATGGACCTGTGGGACTGTGTGTTTGAGACTACTGTTGCTGAATGTCAGACAGGTAGTAATGCTTTCTTGTGTGGGTTGATGCTGTTTATTATGTAGGTGTGCTGTCCAGCCAAGACACAAGTTTTACATCAGCAACGTCCAACTCACTTGTGTTTTAACCTCTACTTATTTATCATTGCTGACAATTCTCCTTGTTTTGAACTCATCCTTTATTCagcaacaaccaaccaaccaaaaaagccttgtgttttatttttttttatttttttgtttttcacatcGTTTTCCATTCCCCTAGGCTCAGTTGAGTAACCCCCAGCTCAGTAGCCTACAGGGTAAAAGTAAAATGCTCCCTCTTATTGAGGAGGCATGGAGTCTTCCTATCCCAGCTGAGCTAACCTCCAGGCAGGGAGGCCTGAGCAGTGCACAACAGCAGGTGAGAGACTAGATAGATAAACTTATCCCCCCACTCACTTTTaccacccctctctccctctctccctttgaCTGAGTGCCATAATACCTGTACAGGCACTCGCATATTTAATTGTCAACTGCATACATACAAAGTAACATACACGCATGCACTGTTGTAAACACTGATGGGTAACACTTGAGCTTAGTGTCACCTTCTACACACAAGAACCACCATAAAACACTCCTTAAATGAGATTGTCCATGATCTCACTGGAGTAGAAATTCAATGAGTgatacatttgttttaaatgcattAGTTGGTTGCTGAATCTCTTTTGAATGAAGGGGGGGTCCTGCCAAGTGTTACCCAACTATTGCACTCCCTTTCTTCATAGCCTTGTAGTTTCTCGACTTCACCCATCACGCTCTGTTGAAGTGTCTATTGGTTCTATCCATAAACACACTTGGGCAATGAAGCTATTATGAGTATACAAAAggctgtgattttttttaataatgtaaatGGACATTCATGACTGCTAAACATTCAAACCCCATATTTAATTTGAAAATGGCACAGATCTAACTCtcaaaattttttttttttttgttgctagTAAATCATGTTTGCTGAGGCAGAGGCAATTTTACCACTCTGGCTCCAACGCTTGAGGTTTTTTATCAGGTGGGGGGCTCAGTTAAAATCTCTGGTATTTGAGTCAGTGGGAAAATATGTTTAGGTGTTATCCTCTCCCCTTTAGTATGGCCTACTTTTTGCTGAAAtaggtgcccccccctcccaaaggATGTGTACTTAGCTGCGAAAAGGATGCATTTATCATTCAGAATGACTAATGCCCACCATAGCACAGATGTTGGATAATAAACTATGAACACACTTATTTTGAATGAGTTTGGATTTGGAGGGGGCTTTTCTGGATTAATTATATACAATTTCTTTGAAAGGTTCAACAGTCTGTTTTTGTAGGGATGAGCTGTGCTAACAGCCAAGTGTTTTTGAAGTGTTCCCTCACCCAGGCATTGATATCAGTACAAAATTGTCTGGTGTCACTGTGATGCTGAATGCCTAAGATCATAGTCGAccaataatataaataatttatttcaaattgaATCATAAACAGAGTGGTGAAAACTCTCATTAATTAGGAAAGTCATTGTATCTCTTGTGTTAGTCCCTAATTAAGTACAAATTCATTGTGAAATTTTTTGATCgatttaatttgcatttaatttttttttcttgctgaaAGGCGTTTATCTAAAATTTAGCTCATGCTATTGCTGTGCTACTTTCAATAAATGTGGGGTTTccaaataaattacattttatttaaattaaaatattactCGGTGTATTTTGACTGCATCGAAAAATGCTGGCAAATCGGCAAAATGTTAAGCTGCCATTTTTGCATTTTGCAAATACCCTTATTCAGAAGCATTGCAAATACAATTGCAAGTTGTAATCTAGTTAATGATCTCCCTTTTTAATGATCACTCAAAGACATTTGGCCTTTTGCTGCAGTGTGATTGGTGAAGTTGTGCTAGCAGAGTATCCCTAGGCTTTTCatcagctctcctccctcctcagtaGTTGACCTTagatgtcctgcagctgctcaagGAAAGCCTCAGTGACGCCCCCTAATGTTCAATCATTACCTGTCGTCATTCATGACCATCTTGCCCTAGATTCCTATTGTGTCCATCACTGTATGTGTGAGAATGTTGTTTCGCTGTCTGTACAGGAGGGGAATGTCATCACTAAGCAAATTTGACTTGTTGACATATTTCATGAATTCTTTCTCCAGCTTATTTTGAAATGGGGATATGTTCAGTGTGACATTCTGTATTGAATCAATATTTACAAGACTTGAAGCAAAAGTAATATCTGTAAGATCTTTTATTTTACCTGAGGAATCTTCATTTTCTCGATCAGACAAAAATGAATGTGACTATTTACAAACATACGAATAGTTGTGCTACATTACGTTATTTTAGGTTTGAAAACTTTTTCTTTGAACTTTCAGTTGAGGTAATATAAGACCACAGTGTGTGGTAAAACATTTTCAAATTGAGGTTTACTATTATTTTGTAAAATGCATATTAATTTTTACTTGagtaaaaaaatctttttattttagcttttaaGATGTCTTTTCTAATATATTTGTTTCCTTAAAAAGACTACAAATATCCTGAAAGGTAGCCAATGAAGCAGTGTCTTAATATTTATATTCTTCCTTGTTttctgtgatgttttgtttgtgATGTTACACAATGTTCATGACctagaaattaaaaaaaaaacaatagacGAGGCATAAGCACGAATATATAGCTGTGTAGATCTAAGGTTTGATGTTGCTTAAAGTCAGGAACCCACTGACATGCAGCAAAGAGATTGTGGGTGAGTTCAGAAGTGCTGAATTTCCGCTAGCCTTCCCTTAAGAACAGCCCCATGGCCATTTTGCCGTATGAAATGTCTGCCTCAGAAAATCAGGGACATTTTGCTCTACATGTCCTGCCTGTTTGTTCAAGTTCCAGCACCCAAATCACAGTAtcactctttttctcttttccttatTCTGCATCTCTTGCTTTGCTTTGACCCTCTTAATTTCATTCTCctatttgcttttgttttgcttctttaCAAACTCCTGTTTGTCCCTCATTTTCTCCCAATTCTTATTATACCCATTCTTTATTTCATGACATTTTTTATGTCGTTCCATTTTCATCTCTGGCCTTTTCCTCTCCCAATCCGCCTGCGCTCACCGCCACTtcccctccccactcctccaGGCTTGTAAGCCCAATCAAAGCACAGAGGGTGGGAGCTCAGGTCAGTCTTTGCCCCCTCATGTGGGCACATTGGGCCAAGCAGAGGACCAATCCTGCCCAACCAAGAGGAGGCGCGCTTCCAGTCCTTCCAAGGTGATTATGACCTTGACCATTATAAATTTGTTTCATGCCTGTGTTTTGTACTTTGTCCACCTTCATCTCTTTATTTGCTCAATTTTTAGAGTGATTCCTGGGCCGGTAACACGGCACCACAGCCAGTTCCCAGCTGGTACCTCTCCCCACAGAAACTGCAGGTTAGTGTGGATgatgtttcccttttttgtttggTATTTTATTCATATTCTCAATTTCTCCATTTTACCGAGTTTATTGCTCATTATTTGCAGTTGCTGGAACAGTTGCGGAGTAACCGAGCCAGCTTGAAGCCTCCACAGCTTCAGATGTTAGGACAACTTGAGGCTCAGCTCGCCATGATGCACCAGCACCAGGTAAAGCAAAATTCCTTTGCCCTCAGATAGCTGGCTGAATAACCTCCCCTCTTGACCTATAGTGGAGTAATTTCCACTTCAGAAGCTTTTTTTGTGAACTCGATGAGTGCGGCTCTTAACTCTTTAATCACTTTCTCGTCGGCCATCATTTACCATGTATACAAAAGGCTGTTTCCTCGTCACAGTTCCAATATGGATCTTGGTAATATTATAAGGATAAATCGCTTTGAAAAAGCGATTTCAATGCTCTTAGATTCAATTGTGCATGATCGCTTTGTCAAAATACAAAATTGAACGTAACCAGGGTGTATACATACTGTCCCCTAGTGGCTGCTGCAAATGTGAATTCATAAAATATTAGAGTGCAATAGTGGGCTCTTTGAGTGCAACTAGATTATTGGGAATCGGACTGTCAGATGTGGTAAAAAGCTGTTGGTATTAAATAACACTTTAATATCAACACTTTAATGAcaatgtttgtctttttaaagtaaGCATTCTCAATACACTGCTTAAAGGCTGTTAAAACCTTTTGTGCTCTTCTCCTGGAGTAAAGGGTAAAGTGCCTGCTTAAGAAGCACAAATGATAGAGTTCAACTTATAAGTAAATATTTCTTGCTATTGCATATGAACTGacatcatcttttcttttccagatgaGACAGAACTCCTCAGGAGTTCAGGTGAGGCCCTCGCTCTCCAATGGCCCCACGGTCAACTCACTTCCCTCTCCCAACCCCAGCCTCCAGCCGACACGGCCCCACATGGGACCCCACCGACCCGTGGGCCCTCAGCCTCAGCTGCTGGCCAATGGGCCTGTAGGACACGCTGAGTCCCTTCCTGTGGGTAATAACAGTAGTAATCAGCCAGGGCCCACAGCCACAGGGCCCAATGGAGACGTGCCTTACCTGCAACCTGCTGGCAGCGGCGATGCAGCAACGCTACCTCACAcctgcacacgcacgcaaacacaggACTCCGCGCCACGCCAGGCCCTGCACCTAAACTCCTCTCAGGTGAGAAATGCTTGGCTATTCAATTTCTTCCCCCAATTGGAAAATCAGCTTTACAGCAGATTTCGAGTGACTGTGTCTAAGTGGACACATGACAATAGTGGTAAATAAGGatctcttttcttcccttttagGGGCTTCAGAAGGAGTCTACTCCACCTGGAACTGACTCCACCAGTGAGGGAACCATTTCTCTCACCCAGAcacccaacaccaccacccctACCCCTACACATCCCAGCAACCAGGTTGGACATTCCACAGATGTCCCGTCACCGCCGCAGCAAGCTCACAACCACCTCTCGTCCccaccctctctgccccacacCTCTACCTCAGGTGGAGCAGCACCTGGTGCTACCAAAGATAGTAACACTGCAGCCACATCCCCTGGTAACGGGGGCTCCGAAGGCAAGGCGCCTTCGCCGCTGCCATCTGcagaaagcaaaacagctcaggCAGACGGGCTTGGCAATCACTTACACTCGGTGGATGCCGGCAAGGTGGCAGAAGGTGGTGAGAAGTCAAGCCTTAGCGCAGACAATCCTAGACTATCTGCCCTGCTGGCAGGGGGAAAGGGCTCCGAGGAGACTGAGGGGCCATCGGAAGGAGCAACGTCCACAGCATCTGCCATGCCCGAGACCCATAAGAAAATTAACAATATCCACCCCGCTGCCCTCCCTTCCACACCTCACGCGCAGGGCAGCTCGGCTGCGTCCTCGCCTATCTCTGCCATATCCACCGCCACACCGTCGCCTAAATCAACAGAACATACCCAAACAGGAGCTCATAGTCCTGCCACAACCAGCACATCTGCTGCGCCCGCTGTCAACGGAAATGGCAAAGGAGGCATCTCTGAGGACTCCCAAAGTCCACTCAAGGCTGAGCCACCTACTGTTTCCAGCCTCAAAGCAACACCTCCACATGgacacagcagctcctcttcatcttcgaTATCCATCTACCCCAGCTCCACGGATGTATTGAAGGCTTGCAGGTGAGAATTTCTCCTTGAAGATTtacctgatttatttatttttaatgtgcgtATGACTCTATTTTTAATATCTGCATGATTGGTTAATAAGGGTCACGTTAGTTATGCATTCATGAAAGTAACATTTCTGCAGATGTTTTGGAAGCTTTCGTGTACAgggcagagagaaaatgaatgaaatctCATCGATGTTGCTTGTTTTGACAATGTCTCCTCCTGGTGGAATTTTTATGTAGCCGCAGACCCAGAAACAAATGATTGCATAACTGTAAACAACACTGAAGGTTACTGAATAgacttgtttttaaagatgtggCCTTTCTGGTTATCACAGAAACTTGGGGAGGAATGGCCTTTCCAACAGCAGCATCCTCCTTGACAAGTGCCCCCCACCACGACCTCCCCCGCCACCTTCACCAGCCCTGCCCAAAGACAAGCTCAACCCACCTACACCGAGCATTTATGTGAGAAATATTCAGTCTATATTTTGTTGTGCTGCCACAAGTTTATAAATGTCTAAAAGTGCCTGCttttaacttcctgttttgtgtcCAGCTTGAGAACAAGAGGGATGCTTTCTTTCCCCCACTTCACCAGTTCTGCACAAACCCCTCCAACCCAGTCACTGTCATCAGAGGCCTGGCAGGTGCTCTCAAACTGGGTAAATGCTTTGTTTCACCTGAGCAATGGCGTTTATAATATCCACGTTAACTCAAATTAATTGGCGCTGCTTGTGTTTTCTCTGTAGACTTGGGTCTGTTCTCCACAAAGACGCTTGTAGAAGCTAACCCAGAACACCTGGTGGAGGTCTGGACTCAGCTATCTCAGCCTGCTGATGAGAACTGGGACCCAGCAGGCACGAAGAAAATGTGGCGTTGCGAAAGCGCACGCTCCCACACCACCATTGCCAAATATGCCCAGTATCAGGCTGCGTCCTTCCAGGAGTCCTTACGGGTCAGTGAACTTTTTATTTGTGCTGTTACCCAAAGCTCACCCTGAATATAGTTTTACATCTCAGCAGGTAGTCTTAGACTTTAAGACTGAAATCCCATCAAAGAAAAACCcattttgaataaaacatgaaacaTCCCGAAGCACAAACACTGAGAAATACCGAATAGTTAATCTGAAGCTTGGCAACACTCCTCAGCAGACTGTGGAGGTTAGCAAGTGTCATGCATCTTTAGCTGCAACTGATGTCGTTACCAAGTCTAATGAAACGTGATGATTCTGAGCAATTTCTTTCATGAGGGTTAGTTCCCCAAACATTTCTGTACAGCCCATATAATCTTGGTAGGCTTATTTCATTTGACCAGTTTTGTATGCGACATTGGCAATATTATGAGCTGATTGTAGCAAAGGGATGTGTCATTTAATTTTGGTTCAAAAGCAGCAAATGTTTTAgttcaaaataaattcagaGATATATTATTCCATTAAGTTttgagttttttgttttaaagaaaatggcACCAGGTCTGAGTTGAAAACAATCATTATTGGTTGCTTGTTTAATATGCTTCCTATGTGTTTTTAggaggaaaatgagaagaaagCATTAAAGGAGCCTTCAGACGTAGAGCCTGCATCATCAGAGAGGTGCtcttagtttgtttttttgtttctgttcttatttctctctgctcttctaGAAAGTTCTTTGTCAGTGTTGCAGAACTTTACATTAACTTTTATGCACGTAGAACTGGTAAAGCTCATTTAAATCTGCGAAAGTTTGACATGAATTTAGTGTGTGTAGTCACAGAAGAGGTACTAGTTTGTCCTCTAACCACCTCAGCAAAAGCGGCCTTTTGACCCTCTAGTAAGAGGTCAGCTATTCAtctggtgagtgtgtgggttCTTGATCGCACGGATCGAGTGTGGCTTATCGATTCTGATCTGTGGATCCTCCCTGCACATCTACAGAATAACACCCGAGCCCCATCGTCAGAAATGGGGCTTGAACCTCAGGCTGTTCAGGCTTTTCTTCTGTAACAGTGGTCTCCTGTGGGAGGCTGTGTAGAAGAGTAAACATTGAAATGTGTGCATGTACACACTAAAAACCTAATATGCATTTAAACATAGAAATTATGCACACACAGAAAGCATAGGCAATATTGAAAATGGACTGAATATGCATACATTACACTTACACTTTCAGGTAtttatttacataaaataatGTTGATATGTGAATTAAAGTTGAGTCAAAACACAGATCATATATTTAAATTGAAATATTTTAATGACTTTGATTACACTCTGAATAGTTTCTTTCTTGCGAAGTATAAATTTGGGAGAAAAAAGTACAAGTTTAAGAACATGTTCAACCAAAATCAAGGTTTTAAAATTGTTTGTCATCTTAAAGATTTCTAAAAGGTACATACAGGCAGTGCAAATATAAACAAAGGAATAAAAGATGCTATTGAATGTTCAGAACATTCAATAGTTTTTAGACCACAGAAACAATTTAGCTTAGTCCTTCTGTGCCATCAGCCATTTACTGAGGCGGACCAGGTTCTTGACATTATTAGGGGACAGCAAAGCTTGGTTGTTTTGAACGGTGTGTCCTAAGAGTGAAAGAACCTCTTACAAGACACTGATTGCAGGGGTTGACGGGTATCTGTGTGCACAGGACCAGCACGGCATGTGCTCCGTCTCTTAAGGAGCACATGCCGTGCTGCTCAGAGGAGATTTGTTGCTCTTGACCATCTCTAGCAAAGAATTCCATTTTACCGGAACATCCTGAACAAGTGATTATTGATTAAGTCCATGTGTAATTTGCTGTTCCTTTCCGGAGCATCAGATGGACGATGCTTAAAGTGCCGATCGTCTTGCGACATTTGGCCAGCACACTTTCAAATCCACTGTCGTTATGGGAAACTGTGACCGTTCTTGGCAGACAGGGGTGGACAGGCAGGGGTTCAAGTGGAAGTAGCCT contains:
- the LOC130522478 gene encoding lysine-specific demethylase 6A-like isoform X2 — its product is MQSCGVSVAVAACAAARSLGSASSGGDEGKKMAAGKASETEEDFPTLTTQERDSLVGIDSSLFGFQKLHEDGARTKALLIKAVRCYDSLILKAEGKVEPELFCQLGHFNLLLEDYPKALSAYQRYYSLQSDYWKNAAFLYGLGMVYFHYNAFQWAIKAFQEVLYIDPGFSRAKEIHLRLGLMFKVNTDYESSLKHFQLALIDSNPCTLSKAEIQFHIAHLYEIQKRYRAAKEAYESLLQTEDLPAQVKATTLQQLGWMHHTVEQLGDRASRESYAIQCLQKSLEADPNSGQSWYFLGRCYSSIGKVQDAFISYRQSIDKSEASADTWCSIGVLYQQQNQPMDALQAYICAVQLDHSHAAAWMDLGTLYESCNQPHDAIKCYINATRSKGCTNTTALAHRIKCLQACKPNQSTEGGSSGQSLPPHVGTLGQAEDQSCPTKRRRASSPSKSDSWAGNTAPQPVPSWYLSPQKLQLLEQLRSNRASLKPPQLQMLGQLEAQLAMMHQHQMRQNSSGVQVRPSLSNGPTVNSLPSPNPSLQPTRPHMGPHRPVGPQPQLLANGPVGHAESLPVGNNSSNQPGPTATGPNGDVPYLQPAGSGDAATLPHTCTRTQTQDSAPRQALHLNSSQGLQKESTPPGTDSTSEGTISLTQTPNTTTPTPTHPSNQVGHSTDVPSPPQQAHNHLSSPPSLPHTSTSGGAAPGATKDSNTAATSPGNGGSEGKAPSPLPSAESKTAQADGLGNHLHSVDAGKVAEGGEKSSLSADNPRLSALLAGGKGSEETEGPSEGATSTASAMPETHKKINNIHPAALPSTPHAQGSSAASSPISAISTATPSPKSTEHTQTGAHSPATTSTSAAPAVNGNGKGGISEDSQSPLKAEPPTVSSLKATPPHGHSSSSSSSISIYPSSTDVLKACRNLGRNGLSNSSILLDKCPPPRPPPPPSPALPKDKLNPPTPSIYLENKRDAFFPPLHQFCTNPSNPVTVIRGLAGALKLDLGLFSTKTLVEANPEHLVEVWTQLSQPADENWDPAGTKKMWRCESARSHTTIAKYAQYQAASFQESLREENEKKALKEPSDVEPASSESIVHKRRGPLKHIKFGTNIDVSDERKWKQQLQELSKLPAFARVVSAGNLLSHVGHTILGMNTVQLYMKVPGSRIPGHQEHNNFCAVNINIGPGDCEWFAVPEPYWGVMSNFCEKNNINFLMGSWWPNLEDLYEADVPVYRFIQRPGDLVWLNAGTVHWVQAIGWCNNIAWNVGPLTAHQYKLAVERYEWNKLQSVKSMVPMVHLSWNMARNIKVSDHKLFEMIKYCLLRTLKQCQSVKEALVSAGKETALRPRTREEPAHYCTICEVEVFNLLFVRRELLSKKQHVIHCLDCARKGSATLDDFVVLEQHRMEDLMQVYDQFSLAPPLHSSSS
- the LOC130522478 gene encoding lysine-specific demethylase 6A-like isoform X1 gives rise to the protein MQSCGVSVAVAACAAARSLGSASSGGDEGKKMAAGKASETEEDFPTLTTQERDSLVGIDSSLFGFQKLHEDGARTKALLIKAVRCYDSLILKAEGKVEPELFCQLGHFNLLLEDYPKALSAYQRYYSLQSDYWKNAAFLYGLGMVYFHYNAFQWAIKAFQEVLYIDPGFSRAKEIHLRLGLMFKVNTDYESSLKHFQLALIDSNPCTLSKAEIQFHIAHLYEIQKRYRAAKEAYESLLQTEDLPAQVKATTLQQLGWMHHTVEQLGDRASRESYAIQCLQKSLEADPNSGQSWYFLGRCYSSIGKVQDAFISYRQSIDKSEASADTWCSIGVLYQQQNQPMDALQAYICAVQLDHSHAAAWMDLGTLYESCNQPHDAIKCYINATRSKGCTNTTALAHRIKCLQAQLSNPQLSSLQGKSKMLPLIEEAWSLPIPAELTSRQGGLSSAQQQACKPNQSTEGGSSGQSLPPHVGTLGQAEDQSCPTKRRRASSPSKSDSWAGNTAPQPVPSWYLSPQKLQLLEQLRSNRASLKPPQLQMLGQLEAQLAMMHQHQMRQNSSGVQVRPSLSNGPTVNSLPSPNPSLQPTRPHMGPHRPVGPQPQLLANGPVGHAESLPVGNNSSNQPGPTATGPNGDVPYLQPAGSGDAATLPHTCTRTQTQDSAPRQALHLNSSQGLQKESTPPGTDSTSEGTISLTQTPNTTTPTPTHPSNQVGHSTDVPSPPQQAHNHLSSPPSLPHTSTSGGAAPGATKDSNTAATSPGNGGSEGKAPSPLPSAESKTAQADGLGNHLHSVDAGKVAEGGEKSSLSADNPRLSALLAGGKGSEETEGPSEGATSTASAMPETHKKINNIHPAALPSTPHAQGSSAASSPISAISTATPSPKSTEHTQTGAHSPATTSTSAAPAVNGNGKGGISEDSQSPLKAEPPTVSSLKATPPHGHSSSSSSSISIYPSSTDVLKACRNLGRNGLSNSSILLDKCPPPRPPPPPSPALPKDKLNPPTPSIYLENKRDAFFPPLHQFCTNPSNPVTVIRGLAGALKLDLGLFSTKTLVEANPEHLVEVWTQLSQPADENWDPAGTKKMWRCESARSHTTIAKYAQYQAASFQESLREENEKKALKEPSDVEPASSESIVHKRRGPLKHIKFGTNIDVSDERKWKQQLQELSKLPAFARVVSAGNLLSHVGHTILGMNTVQLYMKVPGSRIPGHQEHNNFCAVNINIGPGDCEWFAVPEPYWGVMSNFCEKNNINFLMGSWWPNLEDLYEADVPVYRFIQRPGDLVWLNAGTVHWVQAIGWCNNIAWNVGPLTAHQYKLAVERYEWNKLQSVKSMVPMVHLSWNMARNIKVSDHKLFEMIKYCLLRTLKQCQSVKEALVSAGKETALRPRTREEPAHYCTICEVEVFNLLFVRRELLSKKQHVIHCLDCARKGSATLDDFVVLEQHRMEDLMQVYDQFSLAPPLHSSSS